A window of Enoplosus armatus isolate fEnoArm2 chromosome 3, fEnoArm2.hap1, whole genome shotgun sequence contains these coding sequences:
- the slc6a14 gene encoding sodium- and chloride-dependent neutral and basic amino acid transporter B(0+), producing the protein MRKYGWNSFKDLIFRNPAVVDQDPHVDDGDENPERGNWASKREYILSTIGYAVGLGNIWRFPYLAYKNGGGAFLIPYFVMLVVTGIPLFFLESAFGQFCSQGPINIWRAVPILQGVGIAMVMVTLVVSVYYNVIIAYSLYYMFASFQSPLPWSSCFSWADGNCSNTSIVYCNVSGVLVANWTQENSTCPSSDTFTAPVQSPSEKYWDRVALQRSSGLDETGPVVWHLALCLLLSSLLAAAALIRGIKSSGKVVYFTATFPYVVIVILLIRGVTLEGARDGIEFFIGSQSNLTKLTEAQVWKDAATQTFYSLSIGWGGVMTLASYNNFHNNVFKDSFVVTLTNAGTSVFAGFAIFSILGHMAHVYKMPVGEVVKEGFGLAFIAYPDALSKLPISPLWSILFFLMLLTVGLDSQFAGIEVIITCLLDAFPKIFKSKRALLTITTCSILYLLGLPCVTRAGIYWVTLIDQFVASWVLLFLTLFEIIGVCYIYGGNRFIKDIEMMLGNKSFIFWLWWRACWFFISPCIIVVILVWSLTTFTPPSYGEVLFPDWGLALGWCMAVFILLWIPVVAVYKLMRAEGGPWKRLKSLCSPAEEWRPYLDVHRGERYSEEGCRRRMNHKNEPEVNVNAISSSWL; encoded by the exons ATGAGGAAATACGGCTGGAACAGTTTCAAGGATTTAATTTTCAGGAATCCTGCTGTTGTCGACCAG GACCCACATGTGGATGATGGTGATGAGAATCCTGAGCGTGGGAACTGGGCCAGCAAGAGGGAGTACATCCTCTCTACGATCGGCTATGCTGTTGGACTGGGAAATATCTGGAGATTTCCATATTTGGCCTACAAGAACGGAGGGG GTGCCTTTCTTATCCCCTACTTTGTGATGCTGGTGGTGACTGGaattcctcttttcttcctggAAAGCGCATTCGGACAGTTTTGCAGCCAAGGTCCAATTAACATATGGAGAGCAGTGCCAATCCTGCAGG GTGTTGGCATTGCCATGGTTATGGTGACTCTAGTAGTATCAGTTTACTATAATGTCATCATCGCCTACAGCCTGTACTACATGTTCGCCTCCTTCCAGTCTCCTCTGCCGTGGTCCAGCTGCTTCAGTTGGGCTGATGGTAACTGCAGCAACACGTCTATAG TGTATTGCAATGTGAGCGGTGTTTTAGTGGCCAACTGGACTCAGGAAAACAGCACTTGTCCTTCATCCGACACATTCACAGCTCCAGTGCAGAGCCCGAGTGAGAAGTACTGGGA tcgCGTGGCTCTGCAGAGATCCAGTGGTCTCGATGAAACAGGACCAGTAGTTTGGCACTTGgccctctgtctgctgctgagctccTTGCTTGCTGCTGCAGCGCTTATCAGAGGCATCAAGTCCTCGGGAAAA GTTGTGTATTTCACAGCTACATTTCCTTATGTGGTGATTGTGATCCTGCTGATCAGAGGTGTGACACTAGAGGGAGCTAGAGATGGGATAGAGTTCTTCATTGGTTCCCAATCCAATTTGACTAAACTGACAGAAGCACAG gtCTGGAAAGATGCTGCAACTCAGACCTTCTACTCTCTCTCGATCGGCTGGGGTGGAGTCATGACTCTTGCTTCCTATAACAACTTCCACAACAATGTGTTCAAGGACTCATTTGTTGTAACACTTACTAATGCTG gtaccagtgtgtttgcaggctTTGCCATATTTTCCATCTTGGGTCACATGGCTCACGTCTACAAAATGCCTGTTGGAGAGGTGGTGAAGGAAG gATTTGGCCTGGCATTCATTGCATACCCAGATGCTCTGTCTAAGCTTCCTATTTCCCCTCTGTGGTCCATTTTGTTCTTCTTAATGCTTTTGACTGTTGGTCTGGACTCTCAGTTTGCAGGAATAG AGGTGATCATCACCTGCCTGCTCGATGCCTTCCCTAAAATCTTCAAATCCAAACGTGCTTTACTGACGATAACGACGTGTTCCATTCTCTACCTCCTGGGCCTGCCGTGTGTCACAAGG GCAGGAATATACTGGGTGACTCTAATCGACCAGTTTGTTGCCAGCTGGGTGCTGCTATTTTTGACTCTCTTCGAGATCATTGGTGTCTGCTACATATATG GAGGGAACCGGTTTATCAAAGACATTGAGATGATGCTTGGAAATAAGAGTTTCATTTTCTGGCTGTGGTGGAGAGCATGTTGGTTCTTCATCAGCCCCTGCATCATAGTG GTGATCCTGGTCTGGTCTTTGACAACGTTTACGCCACCCTCCTATGGAGAAGTCCTGTTCCCAGACTGGGGCTTGGCTCTGGGCTGGTGCATGGCTGTATTCATCCTCCTCTGGATCCCTGTCGTCGCTGTGTATAAGCTgatgagagcagagggaggcccctggaag CGTCTGAAGTCGTTGTGCTCTCCCGCTGAAGAGTGGCGTCCCTACCTGGATGTCCATCGAGGAGAACGCTACTCAGAGGAAGGCTGCCGTCGCAGGATGAACCACAAGAACGAGCcagaagtaaatgtaaatgcaatctCTAGCTCATGgctctga
- the fmoda gene encoding fibromodulin a: MRVVIVFLLSALLPLSLSHGRDPFAWLYGRQSQGYPFGSLQADTTGGQCPDDCDCPPTFPVAMYCDGRGLTAMPTIPSRVKYLYLQNNAITAVPDSALVNATNLVWLMMHHNQLTSDAIGKKAFLKLEGLERLYLQHNNLTSMPSNLPRALRDLRVNHNKIEKVTPADLEGMDNLTVLYLHDNALTDMGTSLKALKSLTLLDISGNKLTKVPEALPEPLHQLYVESNSIESLPEGFLGHFTQLQYVRMAHNQLTDKGIPPNTFNVTGLVELDLSYNKLERIPQVSTTLQHLYLQANQIKEFTLGSFCSVVDVTNFSSLRTLRLDGNEISRQDIPSESSQCLRQASTIEV; the protein is encoded by the exons ATGCGTGTGGTGATTGTCTTCCTCTTGTCTGCCCTGctaccactctctctctcccatggACGGGACCCCTTCGCCTGGTTGTACGGCCGGCAGAGCCAAGGATACCCCTTTGGCTCCCTGCAGGCAGACACCACAGGAGGGCAGTGTCCAGATGACTGCGACTGCCCCCCCACCTTCCCAGTCGCCATGTACTGTGATGGGCGGGGCCTAACAGCCATGCCAACCATTCCCTCCCGTGTGAAATACTTGTACCTCCAAAACAATGCCATCACAGCTGTTCCCGACTCAGCTCTAGTCAATGCAACCAATCTGGTTTGGCTCATGATGCACCACAACCAGCTGACATCTGACGCCATTGGCAAGAAG GCATTTCTGAAGTTGGAGGGACTTGAGCGTTTATATCTACAGCACAACAATTTGACCAGCATGCCCTCAAACCTCCCTCGCGCCCTGCGAGACCTGAGAGTCAACCACAACAAGATTGAAAAG GTAACACCTGCAGACCTAGAGGGAATGGATAACCTCACTGTCCTGTATCTCCATGACAACGCTCTCACAGACATGGGCACATCACTGAAGGCACTGAAATCCCTCACGCTGCTGGACATCAGCGGCAACAAGTTGACAAAG GTCCCGGAGGCTCTCCCCGAACCTCTGCACCAACTTTACGTGGAATCCAACTCCATTGAGTCTCTGCCAGAGGGCTTCCTGGGCCATTTCACTCAGCTGCAGTACGTCAGGATGGCCCACAACCAGCTGACAGACAAGGGCATCCCTCCCAACACCTTCAATGTGACTGGGCTGGTGGAGCTGGACCTGAGCTACAATAAACTGGAGAGAATCCCCCAAGTGAGCACCACACTACAGCATCTCTATCTGCAAGCCAACCAGATCAAAG AGTTCACTCTGGGTAGTTTCTGCAGCGTTGTGGATGTGACCAACTTCTCCAGCCTGCGGACGCTGCGACTAGACGGTAATGAGATCAGTCGCCAGGACATTCCCTCAGAGTCATCCCAATGTTTGCGCCAGGCTTCCACCATTGAGGTCTAA